CACCAGAGCCGAGGGTCGGGGACTATTCGCTCTGCGTGTGTTTGGCGGCGATGGCCTGCCCGAAGCGCCAGGCTCCCACCTCCATCGCCTGACGTCGGTGAACGTCCGGTGGGCAGGCCGGGCCAGGTGCGCGATAGATGTTGCGCGCGTCCCGGTAGTAGTCGGCCAGCTGGTCGTATTCGTCCTCCAGCTGGGGATGTCCCTTGTAGCGGGTGACCAGCAGACTGTGCTGGGCGTGATGAAAGGTCTCGTGCGCGACCGTGCACAGCCAGTCTGTTGCATCCCCGGCGGCGTCAGGACGCAGTTGCACCAGGCTGCCGTCTGCCTGGAACAGGTACTGACCGCGATGGATGGTCATGCCCGGTTGCCAGACCACCCCCGGGGGCACCAGGGAAAAGCCGGCCGCTCGACACAGCCGGTCGACGCAGGCTTGCCAGGCCATCTGGCGATGGGGCATCGGGTGGGTGGCCTCCGGCAGCGGCAACGGGGTCTCTACGGCGGCCACCCAACGCGTGATCCAGGCCTCTTCTCGTAGCTGGTTTCGCAGGCGCTGCGCGTCGGACTGGTACTGGCGCCCCGTGGCCCGATCCGCGGACATCGCAATCATCCAGAGCGGCACGTCCCCGGCCTTCCGCACCGGGCGACGGTAAGCGTCCTGGCCGCGGCTATCGGCGGGCTGTTGCGGGCGCCCGTGGGAGCCGCTCCCCATCTCAGGTGGGTGTTTGGGGGAGGGCGGCGCGGGTCTGGCGCGCGAGAGCGACCAATCGTCCGGGATCATCTCGAGGGGCCTCGCAAGCAGGGGGGCGCGTGGGGGGGCAGGCCGTGCATGGGCTACCAGCTCCGCAGCAGGCGTACCAGCCCGTCGTTCTGCACGACGACCAGCACGTCTGAGCCCGCCACCACCCCGTGGCCGATCGAGACGGGAAATTGAAGCGTGGCCGCAGCGCCCTGGCCATCGGTGTTGCCAGGGGTGGAGCCTGTGATGGTGGTGACGACCCCCTGAGGGGTGATCCGGCGAATGCGGTGACCATCGCGATCGGCGACGTATAGCAGTCCCTCCGCATCGCGGGTCAGGTCCGAGGGCGTTTGAAAACTGGCCAGAGCACCCGCACCGTCGCCGGCGCCACTGCGTCCCCCGGCCAGGGTGCTGACGACGCCGGCATAGGTGACCTTGCGGATGCGGTTGTTGCCGCTGTCTGCGACATACAGGCCATCCGAGGTCGCGAGGATCCCCGTGGGCCGGAGAAATTCGGCCTCGCTGGGGCTCCCGTCGCGCATGCCACCCGCGTAGTTGCTGCGGCCCGCGAAGACGCTCAAGACCCCGGTGTTGAGTACCACCTGCATGATGTTGTTGGTCTCCGTGCTGGTCAGGTAGGCCACCCCACCCCTGACGGCCATGTCGGAGAAAAGGCTCTTGCCGCGACCGAAAATGGGCGTGGAACCTCCCTCCCATTGAATTTCGTGTTCTGTCAGCTCGTAACGATCGTCCAGCTCGTAGCAGACGGTATGAACGGCCCGGTCCAGATTGCTGAACACGACGGCCTCATCCAGGGCTTCCAGGGTGGTGGTTTCCATCGTGTAAAACGAGGGAAACAGGACCTCGGCCTGGCCAGGTCGGACTTCGACGCGGGCGCCGTTGAAGGCCCTTCCCAGGGTACGGATGGTCACGCGCGGAGGGCTGGGGTCGGGTACCGTGGTCGGTGTGCCGGCCGGTGGTTTGACCGTCACGCTGCCACTGGCCGAAGTCCCGCCGGTGGCTGTGGCGCCCGCCGAACTCAGGGCGAACGGCAACGGCGGTTCGGTGGGAGGGGCCGTGGGGGCCCCGGCGACCTGGGTCTGAATGGACGGTTGAAGCAAGGCCGCACTGCCCAGGTTGGCCGCCTGGCGAGTGAGTTCCTCGCGCTGGTTGGCCGGCAGGGCGGCAAAGGCCACATCGAACAGTTCCGCCACGCGGTCGTCTCTCAGGGTCATGGCGGCGACGAGGCCAGGCTCGTTGAGCATTCCACCCAGGACCGTGGCCAACCTCGAGGTCAGGGACGGCCGAATGAGCAACGGATTGAGGGCGTTGGTGGCGACCACCGTCAGCACCTTCTTCGCCACCAGCGTGGTGGCCGGGTTGATCGGGACCTCGATGACACCGGGCTCACGTGGGGCGGGAGCCACGCTCAGCAATTCGATCTGCTGATTGTCTTGCCGAAATTGGGTCTTGAGGATGACCAGTGGTTCTGAGGGACGCACGGCGGCGATCTGGAATTGTCCCTGCGCTCCGGTATCGGCCGGTTCCGACAGCGGGCGCGCATCCAGTCCGTGCGTGACCACCCGGGCATTGGCGATTGGCACGAGCGGCGACGGGCTGGTCTGTAACAGCTGACGGAAGTTGACGCGTGAGGCGTTCACCAGGGCCTTGCCGAGGTTGGCGTCGACCGTGGGCGACCAGCGCGCCACAATGCCGGGTGCCAGGGCCTGCACCGTGCCCTTGAAGCTGCCCTGATTGCGCGCGATCGTGCTGTAGACATCCAGGCTGGGGGTGGCGATGCGCCCCCTCTGCGAGATGACCAGGTCGGGCACCAGTTCCGCGGGCGGCGGCGGGGCCTCGATCACGCAGGCCACGCTGAACAGGGCCAGCAAGGCTGGCAGGCTGCTGTTGAGACGACGAGATGCTCGCAAGTCTGCCGCCTCCCCCTTTCGGCGTCGGGCTGGAACCGCTCCATTTTACGCCACCCAGGCCGTTCCTTGATTGTCTCCCAGGGCTGTGTGGGGCTGCCGTGATCCAGACCAGGGGAGCAAGGCCGTGATTTTGGTTAAATTTTGTTTATGCGAAGAATAATTTGAGCCTAAAGGCCTACAATGGAAAGACAGTCATCGCCGCTCGGGTGAAAGACTGCCCCTCTCGCCATCAGGAGATTGTCGACGTGAGATTTTCCTCCCACCGCGCCTGGCCCATCGTGACGGGTATGGCTTTGCTGACCGCCTCGCTGGCCGCGTGTGGCCGTCCGGCTGCGCCGACCTCCGCGGGTCCTCGTGATCTCGGTCCTGTGTCGCTGTCCTCGTTCAAGGGCGGCAAGCCAGCCACCGTCGGGGTTCCCTTCCGTTCGCGGAACGAACTGTCCCGCCTGGTGGATGCCGGCCTGGAGATCTGGTATGTGGACCAGGACGCCCGCCGCGCCTATGGGCAGATCGGGCAGGAGCATTTCTCGGCCGTGCAGCGCCTGGGAGCCCAACTCCGCGTGGTGCAGGCCCCCGGTGTTTTCAACGACTTCGACAGTGGTTACCACACCTATGACGAACTGAAGGCGGCCATGGCCGACCTGGCGGCCAAGCACGGCGACAAGGTGCAGATGCTGGACATCGGCGACGGCTGGGAAAAGACCCAAGGCAAGTCCGACCGCGACGTGCTGGCCCTTCGCATCGGCAAGGGCGACCCTGCCGGAAAGCCTGGCGTTCTGTTCTGCGGCAACCACCACGCGCGGGAGCTCGTGACGCCTGAGGTCGTGCTCAAGATCGCCCAGATGCTGGTGGACGGTTACGGCAAGGACGCAGACCTGACCAATTTCGTCGACAACCGGGACATCTGGCTGGTTCCGATGGTGAACCCCGATGGCCACCGCCTCGCCTCCGAGGGCCGCGACTGGCGCAAGAACACCGACCTCAGCCACGGCGGCGGGACCAGCTTTTCGGGGGCGCCGAACGGTCCTGGCGTCGACCTGAACCGCAACTACGGCTTCAAGTGGGGCTTGCCCGGCGCCAGCGCCAACGTCTCCGCTCCCACTTTCCGGGGATCCGGTCCATTCTCCGAGCCCGAGACCCAGGCCATCAAGAAGCTGGTCGAGAGCCGTAAGTGGGCGTTTCTGATGACCTACCACAGCTTCAGCAATCTGATCCTGTGGCCCTGGGGCCACACCGATGCCCCACCGCCGGACAATCGCCTGGCCCCCATTGGCCAGAAGCTCGGCACGCTGTCCGGCTACAAGCCTCAGCAGAGCGTGAAGCTTTACCCCACCTCCGGGGACACGACGGATTGGGCCTTCGGCGAACACGGCATTCTGGCCTACACCACCGAGATCGGCAGCTGGGGCGACGGCTTCGACCCGCCTTACTCCAAGTTGCCGAAGTTCTGGAAGGAAAACGAGCCTGGAGCGCGCCTGCTGCTGCAACTGGCGGACAATCCCTCGCACGTCTTCGGTCCTGAAGTTAGCGGCGCCACGGTGTCGGCCGGTCGCCTCACGGCCTCGGCCGCTGCAGAGGCCGTCGAGGTCGAGGTGTTCAGCGGACGCGCCGGCGCAGACGGCACGGGCGTCAAGGCCCCGGTCGCCAATGGGCAGGTGGCGCTGAGCACGGCCAGCTTCCGCAGTGCCAACGGGTTGCTGCTGGTGCATGCGCGCGACGCCAAGGGCAACTGGGGACCGCTGGTCTCGCTGTTCAATCGCTGAGTCGTCAGCGCCCTCTCAAGCCGGCATCCCCGCAAACGGGTGATGCCGGCTTTTTCCGTCTGGACGCGGGCTGCCTGGTGAGGGGGGGCTTGTATTCTCCATGCTAAGCGCAAGCCCCCTGCCTTGCAGGGGGCTTGGTGGGGCGAAGGTTTGAGCTTGCTGGCCGACGCTCAGCCAACCACTTGCACGACGTCTGTCTGACTGTTCACCTGTTTGAACAGGTCTTCATTGATGATGGGGTCGTGGTCATTGGGGTAGATGCGGTTCTGACACTGATAAGCACCGGTGTAGAACAGGTTTTCCAGGATGGTCTTGACGGTGTTGGCCTGCCAGCGGCCGCCGCGTTTGGTGGCAATGCCATCGCGGGTCAGGTCATTGGCGATCTGGCGCAGGCTTCGGCCGCTCACGCGCTCCCGGAAAATCCGACGCACCACGTTGGCCTCCAGGGGCAGGACCTTGAATTGATTGGTGGCCTCATCCAAGGCATAGCCGTAGGGGCAGGTTCCGCCGTTGTGAAGCACTTCCCGGTTGCGCACGAACACCTTGGTGGCTGTTTGCGGGGCCGGACGCATCATTCGAGCGACCTGAGGAATGGAGACGAACACCTTCAGGAGCTGTTGCCCCTCTGGGCGGTTGGTGTCGATGTCTTCCGCGACGGCGATCAACTGGCGCCCCAGAAAATTGATCTCGGACATGACCGTGGCCACGTC
The sequence above is a segment of the Candidatus Sericytochromatia bacterium genome. Coding sequences within it:
- a CDS encoding M14 family metallopeptidase, which gives rise to MRFSSHRAWPIVTGMALLTASLAACGRPAAPTSAGPRDLGPVSLSSFKGGKPATVGVPFRSRNELSRLVDAGLEIWYVDQDARRAYGQIGQEHFSAVQRLGAQLRVVQAPGVFNDFDSGYHTYDELKAAMADLAAKHGDKVQMLDIGDGWEKTQGKSDRDVLALRIGKGDPAGKPGVLFCGNHHARELVTPEVVLKIAQMLVDGYGKDADLTNFVDNRDIWLVPMVNPDGHRLASEGRDWRKNTDLSHGGGTSFSGAPNGPGVDLNRNYGFKWGLPGASANVSAPTFRGSGPFSEPETQAIKKLVESRKWAFLMTYHSFSNLILWPWGHTDAPPPDNRLAPIGQKLGTLSGYKPQQSVKLYPTSGDTTDWAFGEHGILAYTTEIGSWGDGFDPPYSKLPKFWKENEPGARLLLQLADNPSHVFGPEVSGATVSAGRLTASAAAEAVEVEVFSGRAGADGTGVKAPVANGQVALSTASFRSANGLLLVHARDAKGNWGPLVSLFNR
- a CDS encoding recombinase family protein — encoded protein: MSTAVGYIWLPPEQGQDPVSIASDRDVLSLYCQANRLTLEDVVVECGGTGVALERPGLSALLKRENCVIVVPSLASLGRRFHDVATVMSEINFLGRQLIAVAEDIDTNRPEGQQLLKVFVSIPQVARMMRPAPQTATKVFVRNREVLHNGGTCPYGYALDEATNQFKVLPLEANVVRRIFRERVSGRSLRQIANDLTRDGIATKRGGRWQANTVKTILENLFYTGAYQCQNRIYPNDHDPIINEDLFKQVNSQTDVVQVVG